A window of Leptospira bourretii genomic DNA:
ACAAAGGACAGACAATGCAGTCACTGAGTTCCGATCAAGAGTGGATTATAAAATTTCTGAAAATCATGTGACTTCAGTGGGAGCAGAGAACCTACAAGATCAAATTTCATCTGCTCGGATTGCACCAGATTGTCGAAGAACTTATCCTAATGTTTGTTATGAAGATTTTAATCCAGAGTTAACCAAAGGCCAAACAATCAATGGGAATGCCTATCGTTTCCGAAATGCATTTTATGTACAAGACGAATGGCGAGTTTCGGACAAACCAAGAATTCAAATTGTTCCTGGAGTTCGTTATGATCATGATTCAATTTATGGTGGGGAATGGCTTCCTAAACTTGCAGTTCGCTACGATGTCACGGATCAGTTTCGATTTAGAGCAGCTAATGGACTTGGATATAGAGCACCAAGTTTCCAAGATTTATATTTTAATTTTTTAAATCCTGGAGTAGGGTATCGAGTTGTTGGGAGTTCAAATTTAAAGCCAGAACTTTCGAGAAGTTATAATTTTGGTTGGGAGTGGGATATCACAAAAAGGATTTGGTATAGCTCCAATTTGTTTCATAACAACGTAGACAATTTAATTGGATTTAGAACCAATCCGGTAAGAGATTCTTCTGGTCTGATGGTTTACCAAACATCAAATTATCAAAAGGCAACAACACAAGGAATTGAGTCTTCTCTCAACATCAGAATTTCCGAAATAGTTACCACAAGTGTCGGTTACACCTATACGAATACAAAAGATGAACTAACAAATCTTCCACTTGAAGGCAGAGGCCCACATCGTTGGAACTTTAGTGTTCGATTGGATGAAAAATCAAGTGGATTGTCTTTGTCTGTATTTGCTGTAGTATTCGGAAAACAACCATACTATTGTGTAAAAAATCCTTTCTGGTGTAATCCTGATCTTCCATCCAACTTTGATGGATTGGAGGCGTTGTTAAATAACCAAGCACAAACTAACATAACAAATTCGCTCAGTGCACTTCCTGCTGCTGTATCGGATTATTGTTCGGAAAATAATTTGTCTTATTGCACAACAAATCCAACTTATGGATACCGAATGGTGAACCCTCATACAAATTTAAACTTACGTTTGTCTCAAAGATTTTTTGGACACTTTCAATGGTTTGTAGGTGTTGATAATGCATTGGATGCTTGGGATTTACAGTACAATCCGCAAAGGCCTCGTTTTTATTATTTTGGATTGGATGGCAAATTTGCTTTTAGCGAAGTGAAAATGACTCCGGTAGAACCCCAAGTGAATTAAAAAATCCTTTCAATCTTTTCTTGGTTCCCGCAAGAATTCAGTATGCAAACAATCTATCTTGCGGGACCCGAAGTTTTTTTACCAAATGCTTTGGAGGTTCTTGCAAATGCAAAAAAACTTTGTGAGAGATTTGGATTTGATGCTCTCACTCCTTTCGATGGTGAAGTGACAGATCAAGTCAAACTTGCCAAAGCTAATCAGATTTTTAAAGAAAATATTTTACTGATTCAAAAATCGGATCTTGTAATCGCCAATTGTAATCCATTTCGAGGCGCCTGTGTTGATGATGGAACTGCTTTCGAAATTGGATACGCATATGGAAAAGGGAAACGGGTTTTTGGTTATCTAAAGGATAATCGAAGTTTACCGGAAATCGTAATGTCCAAAATTTCAACCAATCAACATGATTCTGGTTATGCGATCGACCAAGACGGATATTTGCTAAATGAAGACTTTGGTAACAGCATAAACTTAATGTTAGAATTCTCTATCTTAGATTCAGGCGGAAGTTTGGTTCTTGGAAATTTGGAGACTGTGTTGAAATTAATCAAACTTTAGGTTAAAGTAAAACCTGCGTTTCGTTTTCGAAATGTTTCTAAACCTAAGTTCCAAGTAGAATGATCTCCCATTAGGATTACTTTCTTTTTTGCTCTGGTTATTGCAGTGTATAAAATTCTTCGGTTGAGGATCGGAATTTCATTTAGATCTTCTGATTGGTAAGAGGAAATGGGTGGCAAGTAGAGTAGGATGGTATTGTATTCTGAACCTTGGCTTTTATGAATAGTCAGGAAAAAAGCAGGCTCATGTTCAGGTAGAGTGTCCAAAGCAAAAGAATACAGACGATTTTCAATGGGGAAAACCGCCCTTAATTCAGAATCAATTTTTAATACGAGTCCAATGTCTCCATTAAAAAGTTTTCGGATCTGATCATTTCTTTTGATGATGATTGGCATTCCTTCGAAGTAAAATGATTTTGCTAAGTGGCGGTATTCGATCTTTTGTGAATTAGAATGGAAGGAGGTTAAATGTTTTTTTGCTAAATCAAGGATTCGGTTGTGAATCGATTCGATCCCAAAAAAACCGTTCCTTAAAATTGTCAAACACCGATATTCCGATATTAGTCCATCTAAGATTTCCTTGTTTTGTTTTAAGGTTAAATCTTCTTTTTTCCAATCTAAGGCAGTGGACTTGACGGCTGTCTGTAAAAAGAAGTCTGTCCATAAAAAATGGATGAGGTCATTTTGTTTCCAATCTTTAAATGAAACGTCGTCTTCTTTGTTCGATTTTTCTTTTTGTAACCAAATAAAATCTGCTTCATCTGCGATTTGGTTGTATTCTAATACATCTGGGTTTGGAAAATTTTCTTTTCTGTCAGGATGATCAAATGAATTTTTTACCAATTCTGCAAATTGACTGAACTTGGAAGTGTTAGATGATCTATGATTTGTCTTTAATTCTGATACAAATTTTCCTTGTTTTTTGAATTCAATCAGAAGGTCTGATAATACTTCCCCTTGTCCTACTGAAGGCAATTGGTTTGGATCACCTAATAAAATTAATTTGGTTGTTTCCCCGATTGATTGTAGAAGTAAATTCATTACTTCTATGTCCACCATAGAAGTTTCATCCATAATGATTAAATCGTAGGGTAAGTATCTTTTTTCTCCGTAATATGGTTTGGTGATATTGGGGAAGATTTTTAATAAGTTATGGATAGTTTGCCCTCGAAGCGAAGAAACAAGTTCTTTTGTATTTGGGAAAAAACTTAAATTTTTTTGAATGGATTCGGTAAGCCTTTGTGCGGCTCGCCCCGTGGGTGCTACAAGTGCTATTCGCTTCGGATTTGGTAGGCTCTTAATTTCATCCAACACCTTTAAGATGAAGGAAACTACAGTTGTTTTTCCTGTCCCTGGTCCACCTGCAACAATTCGAAAAGAAGAAGTGGCTGATTCAATTACAGCTTGTTTTTGTTCTCTTGCGAGTGGATTTTGAAAGTTCGTTTCTAAATGAGAGATGATGGATTCAATTTCTGTTGTTTTTTTTTGTGCTTTTATTTCCTCATTTGATAGGTTTGAAACTAAGGCGTTAATATTTTTTTCAAATTGTCTTTTTTCTTTATATGTTTTTTGAAAGAATAACCTAGACTCTTTTCCAATCGATTCTAAATAAAAAGGAAATCTATTTTCGAAATTTGTTATGGATTTTTGGTCTGTAATCGAAAGAAAAAGATCTCCATTTTGTGTTGCTTCGATTAAGTTTGATATTAGTTCTGTATGTTCATCTGAGAGGTGAGGAAAACAATGGATGATCTCTTTCGCCATTTCCAAATAAGAAGAGTCAGTTTGTTTCATAAATAGTGTTTCTCCAAACTAACAGATGCTTCTTGGATGTAAGACAAGATTTCATTTCGAATTTTACCGAATGTTTCTAAAGTCCATTGGTTTTCTGAGGTTTTGAGATCAGAATAGATCCCTGCATTTTGGAAAGTGCCCATACCGCGTAAAAATAAATAGTAAACTCCTCCAAAACGATCTAAAGCTAGCGCCTCTCCATAAAGAGAAGATAGGTAGTCAAAAAGGATGAGGGCGTAAACCGATTTTTGGATCATGTATCCTTTTTCAACCACGGCTGCTGTGACCGCAGTGGTATCATAAAGATCATTTGGCAAAAGATTTGATTTGTAATCTGCAATGTAGTACTTCCCATCTTTACAAAACACCAAGTCGATGGCACCTTTGAGGTAATTTTCAAATCCCGGAGCCAACGGAGTTCCGGATTTTTCTAACATTTTTTGGACATACAAATGAAATTTTAATTCGGAAGATTTTTCTTCTGGTTTTAAATGACTCAAACAAAAAGTTGATCCATCCGCCAAAGTGATTTCTGCAGTCATTGCTTGTTTTAAAAGATCCAAAACATTTTTTTCTAAAGATTCAGCCGGTGTTTGATGTAATTGAATCGGATATTGGCGAAAGGATTGTGAGTATGCCCAGATCCATGAAGGGTGTTTGGAAATTTTTTCTACTTCTAAATCAAAAATTGAAAATTCACATAACTCAAGTATACGATGTAAAAAATTTCCAACTTTGGAACTGGAAGGAAGTTTAGATTTTGTTTGATAGGGTTCCGATTCGAGAGGTTCTTCGATTTCTTTTGGAGTTTCATTGTTTTGTTTTATCGGATGAGTTTGAGAGCTTTGTAAGCTTGTATAACTATGTTGCAATAAAATTCTTCCTGCTTTGACTTCAATAGGAAGAACAACTGGCTTTGTTTTCTTTTTTTTGTTTTCGATTACTTCTGTTGTCGTATTTTTTATTCTAATAAAATCAGAACGAGTTTGATTTCGAAATTGAAAACTATTTTGAGAGTTAGGAAGTTCTGAAAGTGTATCCTGAATCCTTTGCAGTTCGTTGAATAAAATATTTCCATATCCTGATTTTTGAAAAGAATCTTTTCCCCAAGATAACTTTGGTAGATATAATCTAAGGTTAGGTCTTGTTAAGGCGACGTATAGTAATCGTTTTTGTTCGTTTAGAAAATGTTTGAATTCATTTTGTTTTCCAATTTTTGAATCCCAGAGACTCAGTATCCACTTTCTTTCGTTTTTTTTGTTTTCTTCGATTAGGGTAGGGTATTCGTAATTTGAAATACTTTGTGCTCTGGTTCCAAAATAATATAAAAAAACAATGGGCCATTCCAATCCTTTGGAGGCGTGAATGGTTAGGATTTGAACGGCATCGTCTTCTGTTTCGCGGTCATATAGTGGTTCTTCCTCTGGTGAAGATTTGGTTTGTTTGAGTTTTCTCAGTTCAGCCAGTAATTCAGTCAGGTTTGCGTTGGATCTGATTTGAAATTCTAATAATCTTTGAAAAATTTGTCTGTAATTGGTTCGTTTTCTTTCCCATTCTAAGTTCTTTAAATCATGATTCCAAAGAACTTTTGTTTCATCCATCACAGAACGAAAAAAAGTAGCATACCGGTTGTCCCGAATGAGTTTTAACCAAACATCCATTAGGGATTTTTCATAGGAATCAATTGAATGTTCGTTGTATCGTGGCAGGTCTTCAGGTTTTACACCAAAAAGATCGGAGAATAAAATTCGTTTATAAGAGCGGGAACTATTTGATTCTTCTAGACACTCTAATAGATTTTCAATTTGTTCCGCTTCTCTTGACTGGAAAATCCCTCTTTGTTTGTAGATAGAGCAGGGGATTCCAGCTTTCGAAAGAGTTCTTTCAATTAATTCTGTGTCTTTTTTGCTGCCACATAACACAGCTATATCTTTCAATTTAACTTTTTGAACGGCAACAGTTCCTTTTTTTCTATAGGATAGAGTTTGTTCATTTTGTTGGAAGGATAGGATTTCGTTTTTGATTGACTCAGCCCAAATATTTTTCGCTGAGCTAACGTTCTGAATGTTTTCTTGGTATTGGATCACATGGATACCAAATTCATTCGGATCAATGTACTGGTATTTTATTTCCGAAGGTTCTGGATAAGATACTGGATGGTATTGGTAATCTTCTTTTTTTGACCCTGGTTCCTCAATTGGGAAAAAGTTAGTTTGCCCCAAATCTTTCTCTTGGTTATGGAAAAGTAGATTTAAGCCATTGATGATTTCTTTGGTGGATCGATAATTTGTAGTTAGACTCCCTTTGGAATTGTCAAAATCCGATGCTGCTTCTAAGTAAATCCCAATATCAGCTCCACGAAACCCATAAATACTTTGTTTTGGATCTCCAATACAAAATAACATTCTTGTTTTGTCTTTTGGGTCTACAAAAAGAGATTTAAAAATTTGGTATTGGTTTTTGTCAGTGTCTTGGAATTCATCTAGGATACAAACTTGGTATCGTTCTTTTAATGATTGGATCAAAGTATGGTTTGGGACTTTCACAAGAGTCTCGTGAACTTTTAAAATCATTTGATCGTAAGTTAAAGATTCACCCGTTTTTAATTGTTGTTTTGTATCTTCCACTAATTGGAGCGCTGTTTCTTGCAGAAACCATACTCCATTCATATCGATTTGATCGATAGGGAATGTTTCTTCTAACAAAGAAATTACAGCTTCTATGTTAGATTGGAGTTGTAAAGCCTCCGCATCCAAATTTTTTGCAACTGTTTTGCCGACTAATAAAAAATAGGCGAATCCTTGGTAGGTTGCTCCCTCGGAACTTCTTTTTAATCCAACAATTCGTTGTAATTCTATTTTGAGAAGTTCAGGATCCTTTGATTTGATAGCAGAGAGAAAACTTTCAAATAAAAGCCAGTTTTCCATCCATTTTTCAATGGTAACTTTGTTACCTTGGGTTTGGATGGATTGACCGACAGGGCCTCGCAAGGAATCAATGATTTGGGTTAGGGAAGTGACAATTATTTCAATGTTTGATGAACCAAGGATAGAATCTATTGTTATTGCTTTCGGGAAGTGGTAATTTTTTGTATTGGAAAGAATTTTTGATACAGCGATCGTAATACTCTCTTCGTTCTCTAAAGTTTTAGATTCAATTAGCTCTTTTGCCAATTGGTCTGATTTTTTTCCGCCCCAATGATTTCGTTTCAAAAGATAAAAATTTTTGTTTATGATTTCATCTGTACTCACCAAACGAACGTTTGGATTGTTTTGGGTTTCAATTGGGTATTCCTTTAAGACCATATTACAAAATCCGTGAATGGTTGAGATTGTTACTTGGTCTAAGTCACGTAAGTACCGATAAAAACCTGGTTTGTTCCCATTATCTGATAGTTCTAATATTTTTGCTTTGAGTCTTGCCTTTAGCTCTCCCGCAGCTTTTTCTGTAAAAGTGAGAATCAATGTATTTAAGATTCTATTTTCTAAGATGTTATTTTCTACATCATGTTTCATGATGTCGCCTAACATTTCCATGATGAGATAAGTTTTGCCCGTTCCGGCGGAAGCTTCTATGAATTTTGGTTTTTGAAGTAGGGGATGATCCATTTAAGAAAACCCCTTTTTTAATAGTGGTAAAAAAATATGAATCACTGACTGGATCGAAAATTCATTAAGCAAAACTTGTGTGTATGGGGAAAGTTTCATCAACCGGTTTTCAAATTCAAGGATCGTTTCTGACTCCTCATTTAAAAAATCATTCCAGAGTTGTTCTATCTTCGTTAAATCTGTTCCAATTTCCTCTAAATCATGTTTGGCGGAAAATAAATTGAGCCCAGCAGTGGGGATATATTTTGGATTTTTATCTGTGACCAATTGGAATATAGATTCCAAATACACCTTACAATCAGTTTCTGAAAGTTGAGTCATGTCGATCCAAACATTATTTTTGAAATCTTTTGAATTGGCGGGAATAATTGCCAAATGATTTCCTGTCACTCGAAACAAACAAGCACTCATCAATATATAGGCCATCTTTCCGAAATAATCTTTTAAATACTCGTTAGGATGTTTCGGTTTATCATAGAGACTACCAGAATAAAACCAATAGTACATTCCATCTTTTTCGATTATATTTTCCCATTCCCCAACAAGCGTATGTGTTTCCGAAACTTCGTAGGGGCTCAGTTTTTTGCAATCTCTTAGCCCTGTATCACCAATAGAAACAGCACTATGATAAACTAACCGATCATCTGGATGGAAAAGTGTTTCTTTGATGACAGAAAATCTTTCTGCAACGATTTCTAGTTCGTCTAAAAGTTTTTCTGATGAAACGATATAAAATGCTCCATAAGGGAACTCAGCATTTTGTTCTGCTTTGAGAGTGAACTCTTGAAGATGGGTTTGAATTTTATTTCTATTCCAGGTCCATTCCTTTTCAGTGACTAAAGATTCTGTAAAAATTGGAATGAAGATGGATTTGATGGTGAAAATTTCTAACTGGTTGAGTCGGAAAGGTTCTTCTTTGGAATCTTCTTCCTCGTCCCAAATTTTTCCCATGTTTTCTGATAAGGATCCTAAGATGGGATTCTTTAATCCATTCGTAAGTTGTTGTATAGAAAGTTCATTTGTGATTCGAGAAGAGGTTTCTTCGAAGACTAAATCTTCTGGGTTTGTAAAATTAGGATTTGGAAATTCGTAACCTTCTCCTATAAATCTTTCTAAGTTTCTAATATAATCAAAAGATGGGAAAGGATTTTCATCGTAGAATCGACTATAAGATGTTAGCGGCAATTCCACTGCCTCTTTGACCTCCATTGCACTCATTACTTCGAAAAGAGTAGAACAAGGCTCAAATTCTTTATCTTCTAAAGTATTTTTACCTACATAAGAAAAAGTGATACTTTCTTCTGCTGATAAAATTGATTCCCAAAATAGCGATTCTTGGATTTCCCTTCGATTAAGATCCCATGGTTTGGAATCATACCTTCTTAGGTTAAATCGAGATCGATCAATCGAACCAGGGAACTTTCCTTCGCCAAGGCCCGCAATGTAAACATGCAAAAACGGAATAGGTCGCATTGGCTGTAAAAGAGAAACGGTGACACCTTCGGTTAAATAATTACCACGTTGCATGGGGATATCAGAAAAAATTTCTTCCGTTAGTAGGGAGATCATTTCTAAAAAATCATTTGTTTCTTCCCAATCCGATTCACACCAGGATTGGATGGAACGTAACCATTGGTTAAAATAAATTCTTTCTCTTTCCCATTCTGCTTCGAAAAAAAATAATTTTTGGAATAAGTTCTCAAGAATGGAATAACGTTTTTCTTTTGGTGCCTTTAATATTTTTTCTTTTAGTTCAATGCGAATTTCTTTGATTCGATTCCATATTTCTACAAATTGAATGATTGTTTTTTCTGAAGAGATTTGTTTCGTTACAATTTGTGTTTCAGTCCAAGCAGACTCTTCATCAGCAACCATAGAGACAACTGCTCTTTTGAGACCAAAAGAAATTGTATATGGGTTGTATTCGTTTTCTTCTTCGTAAATGGAACCTAACGAATCAATCAATTCCAGAACTTTGATAGAAGTTTCCTCTTCATTTAAGTCGTTTGGCCCGGTGATGAGTGGATTTTTAAATAGAGTATGAATATCTTCTTTTTCGAATCGATCGTTTTTGATGCAGCGGAACAATGTTGATAATGCTAAATAAAGTTGCGAAGTGTCTTTTGCCACTAAATCAGTGATAGAGTAGGGTATTTTGATAAGATTAGGTAGGTTTGTTTCGTTATCCGTTGCATAAATTCCACCATCAAACACCCATTCTACGGCAGATCGGTATTCATTCATATTCGGAACCAAAATTGCAAAATCAAGTAAATTCAAATTTCCTTTATTTGA
This region includes:
- a CDS encoding TonB-dependent receptor plug domain-containing protein; this encodes MIVQFDLFSQTVTPKEGAENPGPAINKETTKQQKHEESGVQPNEVNGDRSNIITVTGTRRRNLLKDSTITTEVITRKDIDAMGARDLSQTLGNVPGIEVRPAQTGERGQTVRLQGLSAQNVLILVDGQRTTGRFSGSIDLTRFKAEDIERIEIVKGASSAIYGSDAIAGVINIITKEAQDPLYAEFRTLGGSGSEKYYGPYTEFRNYASVGAKTDKLSTLITVGWHKGEGYDLTPDATPGPRNGRYASLAPGYNPYPANTSIVNSYLFATRLPGYTPPLESTSGSAFNDMNLSNKTVYHATDNLTLTGQFYYRHLDQSAVDASPPRTVYDRRNRTHDFMGAFNVDWVANKKINVNLNANYSRFQDLYTTDQRKADDLDSQQRTDNAVTEFRSRVDYKISENHVTSVGAENLQDQISSARIAPDCRRTYPNVCYEDFNPELTKGQTINGNAYRFRNAFYVQDEWRVSDKPRIQIVPGVRYDHDSIYGGEWLPKLAVRYDVTDQFRFRAANGLGYRAPSFQDLYFNFLNPGVGYRVVGSSNLKPELSRSYNFGWEWDITKRIWYSSNLFHNNVDNLIGFRTNPVRDSSGLMVYQTSNYQKATTQGIESSLNIRISEIVTTSVGYTYTNTKDELTNLPLEGRGPHRWNFSVRLDEKSSGLSLSVFAVVFGKQPYYCVKNPFWCNPDLPSNFDGLEALLNNQAQTNITNSLSALPAAVSDYCSENNLSYCTTNPTYGYRMVNPHTNLNLRLSQRFFGHFQWFVGVDNALDAWDLQYNPQRPRFYYFGLDGKFAFSEVKMTPVEPQVN
- a CDS encoding nucleoside 2-deoxyribosyltransferase — encoded protein: MQTIYLAGPEVFLPNALEVLANAKKLCERFGFDALTPFDGEVTDQVKLAKANQIFKENILLIQKSDLVIANCNPFRGACVDDGTAFEIGYAYGKGKRVFGYLKDNRSLPEIVMSKISTNQHDSGYAIDQDGYLLNEDFGNSINLMLEFSILDSGGSLVLGNLETVLKLIKL
- the recD gene encoding exodeoxyribonuclease V subunit alpha, whose translation is MKQTDSSYLEMAKEIIHCFPHLSDEHTELISNLIEATQNGDLFLSITDQKSITNFENRFPFYLESIGKESRLFFQKTYKEKRQFEKNINALVSNLSNEEIKAQKKTTEIESIISHLETNFQNPLAREQKQAVIESATSSFRIVAGGPGTGKTTVVSFILKVLDEIKSLPNPKRIALVAPTGRAAQRLTESIQKNLSFFPNTKELVSSLRGQTIHNLLKIFPNITKPYYGEKRYLPYDLIIMDETSMVDIEVMNLLLQSIGETTKLILLGDPNQLPSVGQGEVLSDLLIEFKKQGKFVSELKTNHRSSNTSKFSQFAELVKNSFDHPDRKENFPNPDVLEYNQIADEADFIWLQKEKSNKEDDVSFKDWKQNDLIHFLWTDFFLQTAVKSTALDWKKEDLTLKQNKEILDGLISEYRCLTILRNGFFGIESIHNRILDLAKKHLTSFHSNSQKIEYRHLAKSFYFEGMPIIIKRNDQIRKLFNGDIGLVLKIDSELRAVFPIENRLYSFALDTLPEHEPAFFLTIHKSQGSEYNTILLYLPPISSYQSEDLNEIPILNRRILYTAITRAKKKVILMGDHSTWNLGLETFRKRNAGFTLT
- a CDS encoding UvrD-helicase domain-containing protein; amino-acid sequence: MDHPLLQKPKFIEASAGTGKTYLIMEMLGDIMKHDVENNILENRILNTLILTFTEKAAGELKARLKAKILELSDNGNKPGFYRYLRDLDQVTISTIHGFCNMVLKEYPIETQNNPNVRLVSTDEIINKNFYLLKRNHWGGKKSDQLAKELIESKTLENEESITIAVSKILSNTKNYHFPKAITIDSILGSSNIEIIVTSLTQIIDSLRGPVGQSIQTQGNKVTIEKWMENWLLFESFLSAIKSKDPELLKIELQRIVGLKRSSEGATYQGFAYFLLVGKTVAKNLDAEALQLQSNIEAVISLLEETFPIDQIDMNGVWFLQETALQLVEDTKQQLKTGESLTYDQMILKVHETLVKVPNHTLIQSLKERYQVCILDEFQDTDKNQYQIFKSLFVDPKDKTRMLFCIGDPKQSIYGFRGADIGIYLEAASDFDNSKGSLTTNYRSTKEIINGLNLLFHNQEKDLGQTNFFPIEEPGSKKEDYQYHPVSYPEPSEIKYQYIDPNEFGIHVIQYQENIQNVSSAKNIWAESIKNEILSFQQNEQTLSYRKKGTVAVQKVKLKDIAVLCGSKKDTELIERTLSKAGIPCSIYKQRGIFQSREAEQIENLLECLEESNSSRSYKRILFSDLFGVKPEDLPRYNEHSIDSYEKSLMDVWLKLIRDNRYATFFRSVMDETKVLWNHDLKNLEWERKRTNYRQIFQRLLEFQIRSNANLTELLAELRKLKQTKSSPEEEPLYDRETEDDAVQILTIHASKGLEWPIVFLYYFGTRAQSISNYEYPTLIEENKKNERKWILSLWDSKIGKQNEFKHFLNEQKRLLYVALTRPNLRLYLPKLSWGKDSFQKSGYGNILFNELQRIQDTLSELPNSQNSFQFRNQTRSDFIRIKNTTTEVIENKKKKTKPVVLPIEVKAGRILLQHSYTSLQSSQTHPIKQNNETPKEIEEPLESEPYQTKSKLPSSSKVGNFLHRILELCEFSIFDLEVEKISKHPSWIWAYSQSFRQYPIQLHQTPAESLEKNVLDLLKQAMTAEITLADGSTFCLSHLKPEEKSSELKFHLYVQKMLEKSGTPLAPGFENYLKGAIDLVFCKDGKYYIADYKSNLLPNDLYDTTAVTAAVVEKGYMIQKSVYALILFDYLSSLYGEALALDRFGGVYYLFLRGMGTFQNAGIYSDLKTSENQWTLETFGKIRNEILSYIQEASVSLEKHYL
- a CDS encoding exodeoxyribonuclease V subunit gamma codes for the protein MPIHYYAGLHLDEITTELGKRIAEDQKVNPLKRPLVVVPNQNLIPWLRLNLPKFDPSHLSLNIEFTFLEKAILKIIFENKNIQIYEEDSALYQYETVKRDCFALLYQKQDSLLKKFPEIQTYLEEIPKMYYLADVLTRYFKDYELNRENWIKDWLGLETKNLPSEIKKDPYWELEKNIYSEIYKDKTKPKNLFHYLEEGKGLPLRGNLHLFCLSNLSGTYIDFLKEAAGHSDSELHVHIYQFHNGKTIGKNPEKTKNFLSKFSKPQSFLAKEFSKEIYNKQKSKFMSGGMLSKLKAILLEEPLKEDNYLEDQTVRVWNAPSVYREIESIVHDILNKINSNKGNLNLLDFAILVPNMNEYRSAVEWVFDGGIYATDNETNLPNLIKIPYSITDLVAKDTSQLYLALSTLFRCIKNDRFEKEDIHTLFKNPLITGPNDLNEEETSIKVLELIDSLGSIYEEENEYNPYTISFGLKRAVVSMVADEESAWTETQIVTKQISSEKTIIQFVEIWNRIKEIRIELKEKILKAPKEKRYSILENLFQKLFFFEAEWERERIYFNQWLRSIQSWCESDWEETNDFLEMISLLTEEIFSDIPMQRGNYLTEGVTVSLLQPMRPIPFLHVYIAGLGEGKFPGSIDRSRFNLRRYDSKPWDLNRREIQESLFWESILSAEESITFSYVGKNTLEDKEFEPCSTLFEVMSAMEVKEAVELPLTSYSRFYDENPFPSFDYIRNLERFIGEGYEFPNPNFTNPEDLVFEETSSRITNELSIQQLTNGLKNPILGSLSENMGKIWDEEEDSKEEPFRLNQLEIFTIKSIFIPIFTESLVTEKEWTWNRNKIQTHLQEFTLKAEQNAEFPYGAFYIVSSEKLLDELEIVAERFSVIKETLFHPDDRLVYHSAVSIGDTGLRDCKKLSPYEVSETHTLVGEWENIIEKDGMYYWFYSGSLYDKPKHPNEYLKDYFGKMAYILMSACLFRVTGNHLAIIPANSKDFKNNVWIDMTQLSETDCKVYLESIFQLVTDKNPKYIPTAGLNLFSAKHDLEEIGTDLTKIEQLWNDFLNEESETILEFENRLMKLSPYTQVLLNEFSIQSVIHIFLPLLKKGFS